A section of the Syntrophorhabdus sp. genome encodes:
- a CDS encoding TetR/AcrR family transcriptional regulator: VSPRASSYDTIIDAAETVVLEAGASHMTLDAVAAKAGVSKGGLLHHFPNKVSLLVAMVKRQIDMHQKILKKILGEIPEGPSRELKGFILSILYRERDRDNLGASLSAAVAHDPRLNEPVRKVVSETYARLALGGMPFEKAAIIALAADGLWLQEMLSISPFTEEQRKKIVDELLKLADEQVPDGKRGRKP; this comes from the coding sequence GTGTGAGTCCGCGGGCGAGTTCGTATGATACCATTATAGATGCCGCAGAGACTGTCGTTCTGGAGGCCGGGGCGTCCCATATGACGCTCGATGCCGTAGCGGCCAAGGCCGGTGTCAGCAAGGGCGGTCTCCTTCATCATTTTCCGAACAAGGTATCCCTCCTTGTGGCGATGGTCAAGCGCCAGATAGACATGCATCAGAAGATACTGAAGAAGATACTCGGCGAGATCCCCGAGGGTCCATCCAGGGAACTCAAGGGATTTATCCTGTCCATCCTGTACCGGGAGCGGGACCGAGACAACCTGGGGGCATCGCTTTCTGCGGCCGTGGCCCACGATCCCCGTCTCAACGAGCCCGTGCGCAAGGTTGTCTCCGAGACCTACGCGCGATTGGCGCTGGGAGGCATGCCGTTCGAGAAGGCGGCCATCATTGCCCTTGCCGCCGACGGTCTCTGGCTGCAGGAGATGCTGTCCATATCACCTTTCACCGAGGAGCAACGGAAGAAGATCGTCGATGAGTTGCTAAAACTGGCCGACGAACAGGTCCCGGACGGAAAGCGGGGCCGGAAACCATGA